In Lycium ferocissimum isolate CSIRO_LF1 chromosome 11, AGI_CSIRO_Lferr_CH_V1, whole genome shotgun sequence, a single genomic region encodes these proteins:
- the LOC132037325 gene encoding transcription factor MYB4-like produces MVRAPCCEKMGLKKGPWDHEEDQILISYIQKNGHGNWRALPKQAGLLRCGKSCRLRWMNYLSPDIKRGNFTKEEEDNIIHLHEVLGNRWSAIAARLPGRTDNEIKNIWHTHLKKRLKNYQPPQNCKRHSKKINEINSFVHAPNSPQISSSQMSAVTSDSLSSIVAPSMTIDDQNKQEEIDSSEYFSKIDESFWDELAMDNNSNFVTTMAGEGFQSCDMFDGRTRLEDDMDFLFNFFIKAEDLTELPEL; encoded by the exons atggtgAGAGCACCTTGTTGTGAAAAGATGGGATTGAAGAAAGGGCCATGGGATCATGAAGAAGACCAAATTCTCATTTCTTACATTCAAAAAAATGGCCATGGTAATTGGCGCGCGCTTCCTAAACAAGCTG GACTATTGAGATGTGGAAAAAGTTGCAGACTCAGGTGGATGAATTATTTGAGTCCAGATATAAAGAGGGGAAATTTcaccaaagaagaagaagataatatCATCCATTTACATGAAGTTCTTGGCAATAG atggTCAGCAATAGCAGCAAGATTACCGGGAAGAACggataatgaaataaaaaatatttggcatactcatttgaagaaaaggctaaaaaattaTCAGCCTCCTCAAAACTGCAAAAGACACTCCAAGAAGATTAATGAAATAAATAGTTTCGTGCATGCTCCTAACTCGCCACAAATATCGTCTAGCCAAATGTCAGCCGTGACATCCGATTCATTGTCATCGATCGTTGCCCCGAGCATGACAATCGACGATCAGAATAAACAGGAAGAAATCGACTCATCGGAGTATTTTAGCAAGATCGACGAGAGTTTCTGGGATGAATTAGCAATGGACAACAACTCCAATTTTGTTACTACTATGGCTGGTGAAGGATTTCAAAGTTGTGACATGTTTGATGGTAGAACAAGATTAGAGGATGATATGGACTTTTTGTTCAACTTTTTCATAAAGGCTGAGGATTTGACAGAATTACCAGAACTTTGA
- the LOC132037103 gene encoding 11S globulin seed storage protein 1-like, translating into MASKSTLLCFSFCFLFLCHASFAQLLGAERQQIWQRLQQQQQHRALRSKTECQIERLNAQEPNRRFDSEAGVTEFWDATQEQFECAGVQAVRHEIRRNGLLLPYYSNTPQLIYIVQGSGVHSTVFPGCAETFETESPQSRQGERGERGQRHLDRHQKVRRFRAGDILALPAGVTHWTYNDGEEPIISVSLIDTSNQANQLDLTFRKFFLAGNPQRGVQQQILGRQQEEASPFGTRGSQQESGGNILSGFDAELLSEAFNVDAEVIRKLQEQAPERGIIVRAENLRFLLPEESREEEEREFHGRGGRPINGLEETFCTMKLRENIGHPTRSDVYNPRGGRISTVNGNTLPVLNFLQLSAERGTLYRNAIVAPHWNTNAHSIIYIIRGSGRIQVVGNAGRSVFNDEVRRGQLIVVPQNFAIVKRAGEEGLEYIAFKTNDNAMTNPLAGRLSAIRAMPEEVLMNSYDISRQEARSLKYNRDELTVFGPGARSSRQYA; encoded by the exons atggCTTCAAAATCCACTCtcctttgtttttccttttgtttcctCTTTCTTTGTCATGCCAGCTTCGCTCAGCTCTTAGGAGCTGAGCGTCAGCAGATATGGCAAAGGCTGCAGCAACAGCAGCAGCACCGGGCGCTCAGGTCTAAGACTGAGTGTCAGATCGAGCGCCTGAATGCTCAGGAACCGAACCGTAGGTTCGATTCAGAGGCCGGTGTCACCGAGTTCTGGGACGCGACCCAGGAACAGTTCGAGTGCGCCGGAGTTCAAGCCGTCAGGCATGAGATCCGGCGCAACGGGCTTTTGTTGCCTTACTATAGCAACACTCCCCAGCTCATCTATATTGTTCAAG GAAGTGGAGTACATTCGACCGTGTTCCCGGGTTGTGCCGAGACGTTTGAAACCGAGTCGCCACAATCGAGGCagggagagagaggagagagagggCAGAGACACCTCGATCGTCACCAGAAAGTTAGGCGTTTTCGGGCTGGTGATATTCTTGCATTGCCTGCCGGAGTTACTCATTGGACATATAATGATGGTGAAGAACCTATTATTAGTGTCTCACTTATTGACACTTCTAATCAGGCCAATCAACTTGATCTGACCTTCAGG aaattcttCCTTGCTGGAAATCCTCAACGTGGAGTACAACAACAAATATTAGGAAGACAACAAGAGGAAGCCAGCCCATTTGGAACAAGAGGCTCTCAACAAGAGAGTGGAGGCAACATTTTAAGTGGATTCGACGCTGAACTTCTCTCCGAGGCATTCAACGTTGATGCCGAGGTGATACGAAAGCTTCAGGAACAGGCACCCGAGAGGGGAATCATCGTCCGGGCCGAGAACCTTCGTTTCCTCCTTCCGGAAGAATctagagaagaagaagaacgtGAATTCCATGGAAGAGGAGGAAGGCCTATTAATGGCTTGGAGGAAACATTTTGCACAATGAAGCTGAGGGAGAACATTGGTCATCCTACTAGGTCTGACGTGTACAATCCACGTGGCGGACGCATCAGTACCGTCAATGGTAATACTCTCCCGGTCCTTAACTTTCTCCAGCTCAGTGCGGAGAGAGGAACCCTCTACAGA AATGCTATAGTGGCACCACACTGGAACACGAATGCCCACTCAATCATCTACATCATCAGGGGAAGCGGCCGGATCCAGGTGGTCGGGAACGCTGGAAGGTCCGTGTTCAACGACGAGGTAAGGCGGGGCCAGCTAATCGTCGTGCCTCAAAACTTCGCCATTGTGAAGAGGGCAGGGGAGGAAGGGCTCGAGTACATCGCCTTCAAGACCAACGACAACGCCATGACTAACCCGTTAGCTGGGCGGTTGTCAGCTATCCGAGCCATGCCCGAGGAAGTCCTCATGAACTCGTACGATATTTCGAGGCAGGAGGCTAGGAGCTTGAAGTATAATAGGGATGAGCTTACTGTTTTTGGACCAGGAGCTAGATCTAGCAGGCAATATGCCTAA
- the LOC132038243 gene encoding putative F-box protein At1g32420, with amino-acid sequence MEFYLSVLFILATAEKMKPTPNLSSSEEEKEETGAELQPCKGVHVNTLRRKITQRYIGQILLNIESDFVHLHQSRSKARKFFLVPKTKGSYIIEQKEDGKASIWNFDFLYDHLMCANGLFSLWTEYTQPVAICNPSTREVIPLPRLKEPFPSKCPSLFYALGYEPEENKYKVLMTVKNTTRSTRSWVFTLGINESWREIKSITDDFRSYREGICISGVIYMVDLYGNFIVAFDAKTENFRSIGWPNALNNGLMYFYPLLEVKGNLAVLKYMNGVDLWILENTGKEEWKSHIICFPSQWKDLGLFNSRTRICGSCDGEIIFVVIKSDMFACYWFDFRKTSWRYLETKGLPDEDWIDFKKNNFRNILKPLYSYVETLFSLKNIPHQD; translated from the exons ATGGAATTTTATCTTTCTGTTCTTTTTATTCTTGCTACTGCGGAGAAGATGAAACCTACACCAAACTTGTCGTCGtcggaggaggagaaggaggagacaggggcggagctacagCCATGTAAGGGTGTTCACGTGAACACCCTTCGCCGGAAAATTACACAAAGGTATATAGGTCAAATTCTACTAAATATTG AATCAGATTTTGTGCATCTCCATCAAAGTCGCTCCAAGGCTCGCAAATTCTTCCTTGTGCCCAAAACAAAAGGTTCTTACATTATAGAGCAAAAGGAAGATGGCAAAGCCTCTATATGGAACTTTGATTTTCTCTACGACCACTTAATGTGCGCTAATGGTCTGTTTTCCTTATGGACGGAATATACGCAGCCTGTTGCAATTTGTAATCCCAGTACAAGAGAAGTAATACCTCTTCCCCGCCTGAAAGAACCTTTTCCTTCTAAATGTCCATCATTATTCTATGCATTAGGTTATGAACCCGAGGAAAACAAATATAAAGTTTTAATGACAGTGAAAAATACAACACGATCCACAAGAAGCTGGGTTTTCACTTTAGGTATAAATGAATCATGGAGAGAGATCAAAAGTATCACTGATGATTTTCGTTCATATCGGGAGGGAATCTGCATTAGTGGAGTTATCTATATGGTGGATCTCTACGGTAATTTCATAGTTGCATTTGATgcaaaaactgaaaatttcagaAGTATCGGATGGCCGAATGCTTTAAATAACGGTTTAATGTACTTTTATCCATTGTTAGAAGTGAAGGGAAATTTAGCAGTCCTAAAGTACATGAATGGCGTGGATTTGTGGATTTTAGAAAATACTGGAAAAGAAGAATGGAAGAGTCATATCATTTGCTTTCCATCACAATGGAAAGATTTAGGACTATTTAATTCAAGAACAAGAATATGCGGTTCTTGTGATGGAGAGATTATATTCGTCGTGATCAAGTCAGACATGTTTGCATGTTATTGGTTTGACTTTAGGAAAACTAGTTGGAGATATTTGGAAACCAAGGGACTTCCAGATGAGGACTGGAtagattttaagaaaaataattttagaaatattttaaaGCCTCTATATAGTTACGTAGAAACCCTCTTCTCATTGAAAAATATTCCTCACCAAGATTAA